Below is a genomic region from Bacteroidota bacterium.
TAATTATCAACTCCCTCGTGAGCATTCCAGTCTAATAATATTCCTGTGAAATTATAAGTTCCCGAGAAGGGCAACGATAAATTGACATAATTTCTTGTAATGAAAGCCATATTTGAAGACCACGCAGAGGTATCTGTTGCGGAAAGTGTCCGAACTCGCCAGTAATAGGTTTCACCAAAGAACAAATCATCGACGAAATGTTCGGTGTCACCCCAAGTATTTGCTGTACCTAATGATGCCTCAAGTGTATCGAACAGAAATGGAGAATTGAAGCTGGTAACTGAATCAATCTGGAGTTGATAGTAGCTGGCTCCTGCAACAGCATTCCAATCTAACATTACACCTGCCCATGTAAGTGAAGAGTTAAACGGCGAGACCAGAACTGGGGCATCTATTGCAAAGTTCATTCTGAAACAGAGCATTAGTACTATATAAAGGCTTAAGAATTTCGAAGTTTTTAACATATTTTTATTTTATTATTTTTCACAAAACTATAATTTTTATTTTCAAATTTGTGTTATCTTCAATTATAAAATATTTTTGTCGTTTAAAAATTTGGCAATAACAGATAGATTATGAATACACTTTCTGCAGAAAAAAAGGAAAAACAAATTCAATTTGACAAATTGTATCTTGAAATGGCTAAAGTTTGGGCAAAAAATTCTTATTGCACTCGGCGAAAAGTTGGTGCTTTATTAGTTAAAGATCGGATGATAATTTCCGATGGATTCAATGGAACACCTTCTGGTTTTGAAAACATTTGCGAAGACAGCAATAACAAAACCAAACCTTATGTGCTTCATGCCGAAGCAAATGCAATAACTAAAGTAGCTAAATCGAACAATAGTAGCCAGGGTGCAACTTTATATAT
It encodes:
- a CDS encoding dCMP deaminase family protein, with translation MNTLSAEKKEKQIQFDKLYLEMAKVWAKNSYCTRRKVGALLVKDRMIISDGFNGTPSGFENICEDSNNKTKPYVLHAEANAITKVAKSNNSSQGATLYITSSPCLECSKLIIQAGISRVVYAENYRKNEGLQLLERANIELLYLDILE